A genomic window from Streptomyces sp. NBC_01429 includes:
- a CDS encoding M55 family metallopeptidase, whose protein sequence is MKILISADMEGATGVTWPADVLPGTPQWERCRALFTSDVNAAVLGFLDGGADEVLINEAHWTMRNLLLERLDERAQLLTGRHKALSMVEGVQHGDVDGIAFVGYHTGAGAEGVLAHTYLANSLTGVWLNGERASEGLLNARVVAEYGVPVILVTGDDLTCEDAIGYAPEAHKVAVKDHVSRYAAVCRTPARTAADIRAAAQLATGLAHRHEPVDGGPFTVEMEFDAAHLSDVATVVPGVAPSGERRAAYTSTTMYEAIRTFKAVTTIVSASVEEQYG, encoded by the coding sequence ATGAAGATTCTCATCAGCGCCGACATGGAAGGCGCCACGGGGGTGACCTGGCCGGCCGATGTGCTGCCGGGCACGCCGCAGTGGGAGCGCTGCCGTGCCCTCTTCACCTCCGATGTCAACGCCGCCGTCCTCGGCTTCCTCGACGGCGGCGCCGACGAGGTGCTCATCAACGAGGCGCACTGGACCATGCGCAATCTGCTGCTGGAGCGGCTGGACGAGCGCGCGCAGCTGCTCACCGGGCGGCACAAAGCGCTCTCCATGGTGGAGGGCGTGCAGCACGGCGACGTCGACGGCATCGCGTTCGTCGGCTACCACACCGGCGCCGGCGCCGAGGGCGTCCTCGCGCACACCTACCTCGCCAACTCCCTCACCGGCGTCTGGCTCAATGGCGAGCGGGCCAGCGAGGGGCTGCTGAACGCGCGGGTCGTCGCGGAGTACGGCGTCCCCGTGATCCTGGTCACGGGCGACGACCTGACCTGCGAGGACGCGATCGGATACGCGCCCGAGGCGCACAAGGTGGCGGTGAAGGACCATGTGTCGCGGTACGCGGCGGTGTGCCGGACCCCGGCCCGTACCGCCGCGGACATCCGCGCCGCCGCGCAGCTCGCGACGGGGCTCGCGCACCGGCACGAGCCGGTCGACGGCGGGCCGTTCACGGTGGAGATGGAGTTCGACGCGGCGCACCTGTCCGACGTCGCCACGGTGGTGCCGGGCGTCGCGCCCAGCGGCGAGCGCCGGGCCGCCTATACGAGTACGACGATGTACGAGGCCATCCGTACCTTCAAGGCGGTCACCACGATCGTCTCGGCCTCGGTGGAGGAGCAGTATGGCTGA
- a CDS encoding M20/M25/M40 family metallo-hydrolase — translation MTHDDTREALDGTALDEVVAFTSDLIRIDTTNRGGGDCRERPAAEYVAERLADAGIEPVLLERTPGRTNVVARIEGTDPSADALLVHGHLDVVPAEAADWSVDPFSGEIKDGVVWGRGAVDMKNMDAMILSAVRAWSRTGVRPRRDIVIAYTADEEASAEDGSGFLADQHPELFEGCTEGISESGAFTFHAGPGMTLYPIGAGERGTGWLKLTAHGRAGHGSKVNRANAVSRLAAAIARIGDHLWPVRLTPTVRAALAELAVLYGIDTDVYAADFDPDDLLGKLGPAAALVEATIRNSANPTVLEAGYKVNVIPGQATAYVDGRMVPGGELEFRTTMDQLTGPDVDWEFHHREVALQAPVDSPTFAKLRAAVERFDPDGHVVPYCMSGGTDAKQFSRLGITGYGFSPLKLPPDFDYQALFHGVDERVPVSALHFGVRVLDHYLKTA, via the coding sequence ATGACGCACGACGACACGAGGGAAGCCCTCGACGGGACGGCGCTGGACGAGGTGGTCGCCTTCACCTCCGATCTCATCCGTATCGACACCACTAACCGGGGCGGCGGCGACTGCCGCGAGCGGCCCGCCGCCGAGTACGTCGCCGAGCGGCTCGCGGACGCCGGGATCGAGCCCGTCCTGCTGGAGCGGACCCCCGGCCGCACCAACGTGGTGGCCAGGATCGAGGGCACCGACCCGTCCGCCGACGCGCTCCTGGTCCACGGCCACCTCGACGTGGTGCCCGCCGAGGCCGCCGACTGGAGCGTCGACCCCTTCTCCGGAGAGATCAAGGACGGGGTGGTGTGGGGGCGCGGCGCCGTCGACATGAAGAACATGGACGCGATGATCCTGTCCGCCGTCCGCGCCTGGTCCAGGACCGGCGTCCGGCCGCGCCGGGACATCGTGATCGCCTACACGGCGGACGAGGAGGCCAGCGCCGAGGACGGCTCGGGCTTCCTCGCCGACCAGCACCCCGAACTGTTCGAGGGGTGTACGGAGGGCATCAGCGAGTCCGGCGCCTTCACCTTCCACGCGGGCCCCGGCATGACCCTCTACCCGATCGGCGCCGGAGAGCGCGGCACCGGCTGGCTCAAGCTCACCGCTCACGGCCGGGCCGGCCACGGCTCCAAGGTGAACCGCGCCAACGCGGTCAGCAGGCTCGCCGCCGCCATCGCCAGGATCGGTGACCACCTCTGGCCGGTCCGGCTGACCCCGACCGTTCGGGCCGCCCTGGCCGAACTCGCCGTGCTGTACGGCATCGACACCGACGTGTACGCGGCGGACTTCGACCCGGACGATCTGCTGGGCAAGCTCGGCCCGGCCGCCGCGCTGGTCGAGGCGACCATAAGGAACAGCGCCAACCCGACGGTCCTGGAGGCCGGTTACAAGGTCAACGTGATCCCGGGGCAGGCCACGGCCTATGTGGACGGACGGATGGTGCCGGGCGGCGAGCTGGAGTTCCGCACCACCATGGACCAGCTCACCGGCCCCGACGTCGACTGGGAGTTCCACCACCGCGAGGTCGCGCTCCAGGCGCCGGTCGACTCACCCACCTTCGCCAAGCTGCGCGCCGCCGTCGAGCGCTTCGACCCGGACGGCCACGTCGTGCCGTACTGCATGTCGGGCGGCACGGACGCCAAGCAGTTCTCCCGGCTGGGCATCACCGGCTACGGCTTCTCCCCGCTCAAGCTGCCCCCGGACTTCGACTACCAGGCGCTCTTCCACGGCGTGGACGAGCGGGTGCCCGTCTCGGCACTGCACTTCGGCGTCCGGGTCCTCGACCACTATCTGAAGACCGCCTAG